The proteins below are encoded in one region of Bacteroides uniformis:
- a CDS encoding carbon-nitrogen hydrolase family protein: MDSMKINKVQIRNLQIEDYDQLAQSFTRVYSDGSDVFWTHKQIEKLIRIFPEGQIVTVVDEKIVGCALSIIVNYDDVKNDHTYAQVTGKETFNTHNPKGNILYGIEVFIHPQYRGLRLARRMYEYRKELCETLNLKAIMFGGRIPNYYKYADQIRPKEYIDKVKQKEIFDPVLTFQLSNDFHVRKVMRNYLPNDEESKHYACLLQWDNIYYQAPTQDYVNPKTTVRVGLVQWQMRTYKTLDDLFEQVEFFVDAVSDYKSDFVLFPEYFNAPLMAKFNNEGESQAIRGLAAYTEEIKERFVKLAISYNINIITGSMPLIKEDGLLYNVGFLCRRDGSYEMYEKIHVTPDEIKSWGLSGGKSIQTFDTDCAKIGVLICYDVEFPELSRIMADQGMQILFVPFLTDTQNAYSRVKVCAHARAIENECFVVIAGSVGNLPRVHNMDIQYAQSGVFTPCDFAFPTDGKRAEATPNTEMILVSDVDLDLLNELHTYGSVRNLKDRRGDLYEVKMKR; the protein is encoded by the coding sequence ATGGATTCAATGAAAATCAATAAGGTGCAGATACGCAATCTGCAGATTGAAGATTATGACCAGTTGGCACAATCGTTTACGCGCGTTTATTCAGACGGAAGCGATGTGTTCTGGACGCACAAACAAATAGAAAAACTGATACGCATCTTCCCCGAGGGGCAGATTGTGACGGTGGTTGACGAGAAAATCGTGGGCTGTGCGCTTTCCATCATAGTGAACTACGATGATGTGAAGAACGACCACACTTACGCCCAGGTTACGGGCAAGGAGACTTTCAACACCCACAATCCGAAAGGCAACATACTTTATGGCATCGAAGTCTTTATCCATCCCCAATACCGTGGCCTGCGTCTGGCACGCCGTATGTATGAATACCGCAAGGAACTTTGCGAGACATTGAACCTGAAGGCAATCATGTTTGGCGGACGTATCCCCAACTACTACAAATATGCCGATCAAATCCGCCCCAAGGAGTACATAGATAAGGTGAAGCAAAAGGAAATCTTCGACCCGGTGCTGACCTTTCAGCTCTCTAACGACTTCCACGTGCGCAAGGTGATGCGCAACTACCTTCCCAATGATGAGGAGTCCAAGCACTACGCCTGCCTGCTGCAATGGGACAATATCTACTATCAGGCTCCCACACAAGACTATGTAAACCCCAAAACCACTGTCCGCGTAGGCTTGGTACAATGGCAGATGCGTACCTACAAGACACTGGATGACCTTTTTGAGCAAGTGGAATTTTTTGTGGATGCCGTGAGCGACTACAAGAGTGACTTTGTCCTTTTTCCCGAATACTTCAACGCACCGTTGATGGCAAAATTCAACAACGAGGGCGAGTCGCAGGCTATCCGCGGGCTGGCGGCCTATACCGAGGAAATCAAGGAGCGTTTCGTCAAGCTCGCCATCAGCTATAACATCAACATTATTACGGGCAGTATGCCGCTTATCAAGGAAGACGGGCTGCTATACAACGTAGGATTCCTCTGCCGACGTGACGGAAGTTATGAAATGTACGAAAAGATACATGTCACTCCCGACGAGATAAAGTCCTGGGGACTGAGCGGAGGCAAGTCCATCCAAACTTTCGATACGGACTGTGCTAAGATAGGCGTGCTGATATGCTACGATGTAGAGTTCCCCGAACTGAGCCGCATCATGGCGGACCAAGGCATGCAGATACTCTTTGTTCCTTTCCTTACCGATACGCAGAATGCTTACAGCCGCGTAAAGGTGTGCGCCCATGCTCGTGCCATCGAAAACGAGTGCTTTGTAGTGATAGCCGGCAGTGTAGGCAATCTTCCCCGCGTGCACAACATGGACATCCAGTATGCCCAGTCCGGTGTGTTCACTCCCTGCGACTTCGCTTTCCCCACAGACGGCAAGCGTGCGGAAGCCACTCCGAATACCGAAATGATTCTTGTGTCGGATGTGGATCTGGACTTGCTGAATGAACTGCATACCTACGGCAGTGTACGCAACCTGAAAGACCGGAGAGGCGATTTGTACGAGGTGAAGATGAAAAGATGA